Proteins encoded together in one Methanotorris formicicus Mc-S-70 window:
- a CDS encoding Lrp/AsnC family transcriptional regulator, with product MNLDKIDLKILRILQEDGRKSFREIGRELRISEGTVRARIKKMKENGIINGFHISVNPHKLGKDVVAILGLYLKPSEVKKTLEILKSYDEITQLYQTTGEYDAVCVAVLEDMEELGRFLSEKIYPLVNVNGCKVTLVLSILKDGHKIPI from the coding sequence ATGAATCTTGATAAAATTGATTTAAAAATACTAAGAATTTTGCAGGAGGATGGAAGAAAATCATTTAGAGAAATTGGAAGAGAGTTGAGGATAAGCGAAGGAACGGTTAGGGCAAGAATAAAAAAGATGAAGGAAAATGGTATAATAAACGGATTCCACATATCGGTAAATCCCCACAAATTAGGAAAGGATGTTGTTGCAATTTTAGGACTTTATTTAAAACCTTCTGAGGTAAAGAAAACCCTTGAGATTTTGAAGAGTTATGATGAGATAACCCAACTTTACCAAACCACTGGGGAATATGATGCAGTGTGTGTGGCTGTTCTTGAGGATATGGAAGAATTAGGAAGGTTTTTAAGTGAAAAGATTTATCCGCTTGTTAATGTGAATGGTTGTAAGGTTACTCTTGTTCTCAGCATCTTAAAAGATGGTCATAAGATTCCAATATAA